One window from the genome of Podospora pseudocomata strain CBS 415.72m chromosome 6, whole genome shotgun sequence encodes:
- a CDS encoding P-loop containing nucleoside triphosphate hydrolase protein (SMCOG1041:transcriptional regulator; SMCOG1041: SARP family; COG:S; EggNog:ENOG503NX9U; antiSMASH:Cluster_2), with protein sequence MTTTEACRGLRRIIPVDDAPHDATIDIIAIHGLGTESPRTWEFKKRNGDGVVNWLSDADMLPAALPKARIYTYDWNANYFANAPVQTLLGHADTLLGLIAEGRGSQTRPIIFVASCFGGLILAEAIIRAAQEGSAYKHILLSTVGIVFLATPFQGSDAAKQARWQVLVKGIMGEQASDQLIKDLEQSHDFVHQRVQKFAEIANAKAVQLPLSCFFETRKTEMLRRILSPGWAKRLSRSVTRKILVTESSACLHGFPRQGLDATHSGMNKFQGPECPNFKLVKDAVRKLAGDASVVLKLRKNSTMKGHWIVRFGRNKEFVGRESILEDLLKRVLPSGDEDDCQRTAIEGLGGVGKTQIALETAYRIRDVQPECSVFWVPAVDATAFENAYRAIGQQLKVPGIDEEKADVKALIKSALGRENIGNWLLIIDNADDEKLLFGDTALADYLPFSRKGSILFTTRNHKLGLRLVESENHIIAVEEMSQDEALKLLGKNLKGSQMSDIRSNNALLEFLTNLPLAIRQASAYMAKEQISTARYLKLCNSSDEDMVKLLSSHFDDRHRYKNIQNAVATTWLISFQQISDHDALAADYLRFLCFLAGKDIPHSLLPPAGTLETVEAIGTLKAYAFISQQNESDSYDIHRLVQISMLSWLDGKGERQEWTAKVLERLDDIFPWPKHENREEWIRYLPHTQHALQLRKRTDDGEATTGLLSKVGESFRNLGKYEEAEQMHRQALQLKEKVLGKEHPATLTSMNNLAVVLRSQGKYEEAEQIHRQALQLREKVLGKEHPDTLSSMNNLAFVLHSQGKYEEAEQMHRQALQLSQKVLGKEHPHTLTSMNNLAGVLDSQGKYEEAEQMHRQALQLREKVLGKEHPDTLSSMSNLARVLGSQGKYEEAEQIHRQALQLREKVLGKEHPDTLGSMNNLASVLHSQGKYEEAEEMHRQALQLSQKVLGKEHPDTLSSMNNLAFVLDSQGKYEEAEQMHRQALQLSQKVLGKEHPHTLTSMNNLAGVLDSQGRYEEAGQMHRQELQLSQKVLGKEHPHTLISMNNLALVLYSQGKYEEAEEMHRQALQLREKVLEIR encoded by the exons ATGACCACGACAGAG GCTTGCAGGGGACTCCGCCGGATCATCCCAGTCGATGACGCTCCCCACGACGCGACGATCGA TATTATCGCAATCCACGGATTGGGCACCGAGTCGCCGCGGACATGGGAGtttaagaaaagaaatggggatggggttgtgaacTGGCTGTCGGACGCCGacatgctgccggcagcCCTACCAAAGGCCCGCATATATACGTACGACTGGAATGCAAACTACTTCGCAAATGCACCCGTGCAGACGCTGCTCGGCCATGCCGATACGCTACTCGGTCTTATCGCCGAAGGCCGTGGTTCGCAAACGCGACCAATTATCTTCGTCGcctcttgttttggagggcttaTTCTGGCCGAG GCAATCATCCGAGCCGCCCAGGAAGGCAGCGCCTATAAACATATCCTGCTTTCCACTGTCGGCATCGTGTTTCTCGCCACTCCATTCCAGGGTAGTGATGCTGCGAAGCAGGCTCggtggcaggtgctggttAAAGGCATTATGGGAGAGCAGGCCTCTGACCAACTCATAAAAGACCTCGAGCAGAGCCACGACTTCGTCCACCAGCGCGTTCAGAAGTTCGCCGAGATCGCTAATGCTAAGGCAGTGCAACTGCCCCTGAGTTGCTTTTTCGAGACCAGGAAGACGGAGATGTTAAGACGCATTCTATCGCCCGGGTGGGCGAAGCGCCTGTCAAGGAGTGTTACCCGCAAGATT CTTGTGACGGAGTCTTCAGCCTGCCTGCATGGTTTCCCTCGCCAAGGCTTGGATGCGACCCATTCAGGGATGAACAAATTCCAAGGTCCAGAATGTCCCAACTTTAAATTAGTTAAAGATGCGGTCAGGAAACTCGCTGGAGACGCATCGGTTGTTTTAAAACTGCGGAAGAACT CTACCATGAAGGGACACTGGATCGTCCGGTTCGGACGTAATAAGGAATTCGTCGGGCGTGAATCAATTCTCGAAGATCTTCTTAAGAGGGTTCTTCCTAGtggagacgaagatgacTGCCAACGGACCGCCATCGAAGGtctggggggggttggaaagacGCAGATCGCGCTGGAGACCGCTTATCGCATTCGCGACGTGCAGCCGGAATGCTCGGTCTTTTGGGTTCCCGCTGTTGATGCCACCGCTTTCGAGAATGCATACCGCGCTATCGGCCAGCAGCTTAAGGTACCGGGAatcgacgaagaaaaagcagatgTCAAGGCACTTATTAAGTCCGCATTGGGCCGCGAGAATATAGGTAACTGGCTTTTAATTATCGATAACGCCGACGATGAAAAGCTACTTTTTGGGGATACCGCCCTTGCCGACTATCTTCCATTCAGCCGGAAAGGATCTATTCTTTTCACAACCCGAAACCACAAACTTGGATTAAGGCTGGTCGAGTCTGAAAATCATATTATCgcagttgaagaaatgaGCCAAGACGAGGCCCTTAAGCTATTAGGGAAAAACCTAAAAGGTTCTCAGATGAGCGACATAAGAAGCAACAATGCGTTGCTAGAGTTTCTTActaacctccctctggcAATACGGCAAGCGTCTGCTTATatggccaaggagcagatcTCGACTGCGCGGTACCTTAAGCTATGTAACtccagtgatgaggatatggttAAGTTGTTGAGTAGtcactttgacgaccgaCACCGATATAAGAACATTCAAAATGCTGTCGCCACAACTTGGCTGATTTCGTTCCAGCAAATCTCAGATCACGACGCGCTGGCGGCTGACTACCTCAGATTTCTGTGCTTTTTAGCCGGGAAGGATATTCCGCACTCcctgttgccgccggcggggaCGCTAGAGACTGTTGAAGCAATCGGGACCCTGAAGGCGTATGCATTTATCTCCCAACAGAATGAGTCGGATAGCTACGATATCCATCGGCTAGTTCAGATATCGATGCTGAGCTGGTtagatggaaagggagagcgaCAGGAATGGACGGCCAAAGTGTTAGAACGGCTTGACGATATATTCCCTTGGCCTAAACACGAAAACCGAGAAGAGTGGATAAGGTATCTTCCTCATACGCAACATGCTCTTCAACTACGGAAGAGAACAGATGACGGGGAAGCGACAACAGGTCTTCTTTCCAAAGTGGGTGAGAGCTTTCGCAATTtagggaagtatgaggaagcagagcagatgcatcggcaggcgctgcagctaaaggagaaggtgttgggcaaggagcatcccgccacgctcaccagcatgaacaaccttgcggttgtgcttcgtagccaggggaagtatgaggaggccgagcagatacatcggcaggcgctgcagctaagggagaaggtgttgggcaaggagcatcccgacacgctcagtagcatgaacaaccttgcgtTTGTGCTtcatagccaggggaagtatgaggaggccgagcagatgcatcggcaggcgctgcagctatctcagaaggtgttgggcaaggagcatccccacacgctcaccagcatgaacaaccttgcgggTGTGCTCGAcagccaggggaagtatgaggaggccgagcagatgcatcggcaggcgctgcagctacgggagaaggtgttgggcaaggagcatcccgacacgctcaGTAGCATGAGCAACCTTGCGCGTGTGCttggtagccaggggaagtatgaagaggccgagcagatacatcggcaggcgctgcagctacgggagaaggtgttgggcaaggagcatcccgacacgcttggtagcatgaacaaccttgcgagtgtgcttcatagccaggggaagtatgaggaggcagaggagatgcatcggcaggcgctgcagctatctcagaaggtgttgggcaaggagcatcccgacacgctcagtagcatgaacaaccttgcgtTTGTGCTCGAcagccaggggaagtatgaggaggccgagcagatgcatcggcaggcgctgcagctatctcagaaggtgttgggcaaggagcatccccacacgctcaccagcatgaacaaccttgcgggtgtgcttgatagccaggggaggtatgaggaggcagggcagatgcatcggcaggagcTACAGCTATCtcagaaggtgttgggcaaggagcatccccaCACGCTCAttagcatgaacaaccttgcgcttgtgctttatagccaggggaagtatgaggaggcagaggagatgcatcggcaggcgctgcagctaagggagaaggtgttggagatCAGATGA